ATAATTCAAGATTTAGTAGCGGGGCTATGCGGTGCCGTGACCCGGTCAGGGGGTTTTCCTGTGGCAAACGAGGCCCCGGTGACTGAAGGAGGGACAGGTAACGAAATGGGACCAGTGTCACTACCATACTAATGCATCTACATGTGCAGGAAGTTGCTGCCGCACATGTGATCATGACTGGGTTTTATCATTAACACAATTAAGTTGAATTTTTTTAACCAGAATAACCTTTCACCCGCAAAATTAACCTCACTTGTTTTTGTCCTAATATTGGTTGTAATGCTCTAAAAACCACAATGACATCTGCATGTGATTGACACCCTTACAACACCTCAGCTTAAGGTGTGGGCGAGGGTGTGGACGTGGCACAGATACCTGCTTCTGCAAAGGTCACAAAGATTTGGAGAAATGGACCAGATATTTTATCTGAAGTGGGATATTGGTTACCTCGGTTACAGGAAAGCAGCAGAATAAATCCATACAACGACTCCTCGGATTAACAACCTTGGAGCAGAGGATGATCTAGAGGATGCCTTTCCTTAGATCACTACatcttaaaattaaaaaaaacgagCTTTTAACAAAAGCTAACTGCGCACAACTGCTTCCGTGtcttgcattttgtgtttgtctttatcaGTCACAATGTGTATCTGTGTGAAATATGTGCAGTATTCTGTATTTGAAACGGTGATGAACCTGCCTGGACTCATCCTTGACCTACAGGACAAGTACTTTGAGGACATTTACATTTGCAGATAAAATTACGTGAAAGTTTTCTGGGATTTTAAATTCAATTCTTAGGaaactttgaaaaaaaaatgtaaatctgtTCTCAAGTACTGTAAACCTGCAGGAACCAAAGATAGGCCACAGGGTCATGACTGGTCACTGTATCCAAAGTCTGTAACAAGAGTCTGCATGGGAGGGCTGAACGCGGTGGAGAGCGTAGCAAGGACACGTCACATGTAAACGCAACACCTAAATATGTAACACACAATATGCTCAACACACCCGTTCATTATTTAGTGGAGTTTATTCCGGCCCATGATCCAATCTCCCACCCAATTTGGAATCACAACTTCCCTAACAGAGATGATAACTAGAATCCAGTCAACCTTTCCTACCTAGCGATGCCTTCTCTACACAATCAGCCAATTGGATCACGTAACTGCTGCATGGCTCCATTGGTGGAGGCAATCATGTCAAGGGAAGAGCTGTAATCTGCTCTGGATTTGTAAAAATGCTATTTCAGAGACTCATTAAACTCTCGGAGCCCAATCAATCAAGAATCAGTCCGTGCCCAGCAGGAGAATCCCTCATGGCATCGCCTCAGGAAATCTCCTCGGTTCAGCCTACATGCAGTATGACGTGTTGTTATTGATCTGTTCACcgtcacgcaaacacacaccgtGTTATGCGAGCACGAGTCCACGTCTGTCTCACCGTAACTCCTTCACAAGTtccattttgttctgttttctctctctctccttaaaGCTCAAGATTCAGCTGACCTAGTTGTCTTAATTGATGGATCACAGAACGTTGGAGCGGCAAACTTCCCCTTTGTGCGCGATTTGGTTTTGAGAGTCATTGAGCAGCTTGATGTGGGCAGGGACACTGTTCGGGTGGCCTTGGCCCTGTACAACGCAGACCCAGAGATAAAGTTCTATCTAAATAGCTATGACAGCAAATCATCCGTCCTGGAAGCTGTGAAGGGTCTGGTCTACCCTGGGGGCGACCAAGCGAACCTGGGGGCTGCCTTGGAGGAAGTGGCGGAGAGCCTTTTGAGCCAAACAGCTGggggcagagcagaggagggtGTGCCCCAGATGTTGGTGATTATCAGTGCTGGTCCATCCACTGATGACACCGGTGCCAGCGATCGGGCCCTTAAGAGGGCAGGTGTTATCACAGTCGCCGTGGCGATTGGTGACACCGCCACAGCAGATCTGGAAGCAGTCGCGACAGATACGAGTTTTGTCCTGTCAGCTCCTGAATTCAGTTCTTTGGCAAACATGGGGGACCAGCTGCTCCCGTACATTAACGGGGTGGTCCAGCGCACCATTTTAGTTCAGACTGAGTTCATAGAAGGTATGTAACCTCTCTGTGCATGTTGGCGGGGGATTGTGTTTGTGGAAGATCGGCATGAATGTAATGTAGTGTGCAAGGCAGAATAAAGCTGTCTTAAAAGGACATTATTCTCCAATGTCAGGATTTTAACGGCAGAAATTAATTCATGCTGGTAATAATACTGCAAAGTTTGAGAATCATGAACCTTAATTCTTAATGACAGCTTTtgcttcagatttatttttacaagcaGAATGCGTATTGATAATGTCAAGGTATGAGAAGCTGAAGGAAACGCCAGGGAAGACTATGATCTCGACCTTAATGTATATTGGAACATCTGTGAGGGTAATTATAGGAGGATAaaatttaatgttaaaaattcacaaaattaattattttctgcaccaaaatattatttaatccATCTTAAAATATACTAGAGTAGCTGAAGTAGATAAATGTGTATGAATGCTAAACTAAATGAACTTTAATAAGAATTTGAACACACATGTCCGCCCTTATGGGTACATTGTGTTACGATATGTCTTGTCCATGTTTAGCCGTcaaaatttatttaaaaaaataatgttagaCTTTTACCTAAAATCAATATTTGCTAGACAGCCCTATTTTTTTCGATAATAAATAAACCTAATAATTTGATATGATTGTAAAATATTTCAGTTATAGAATTTTCTTATTTGgcttatatatttataatatttcttcttttcttttcagtatTGACAGCTGGAAAACGAGATGTCATTTTCCTAATTGACAATACAATGGGCTCACAGAACATCGGTGCCGTGCGTGAATTCATCAAGCGCTTTGTTGACACCATGCCGATCGGTCCAGATGGAGTTCAGGTTGGCGTTGCCCAGTTTGGCAACGTCCCTCGACTGGAAATGGATCTCAACACTCACGGAACCAACGAGGCTATAACAACTGCTTTGAGTGGTATCAAACCACGACCTGGGGCTACAATCAACATCGGAGCAGCCTTGAACTTTGTGCGGACGAACATGATACGACCAGAGAAGGGCAGTCGTCTCCAGCAGGGGGTTCCCCAACTGGTCATGGTGTTGACCAGTAAAAAGTCCAGGGACAGTGTGGAGGAACCCGCAAGGGCATTGCATCAAATGGGCGTACTGACATTAGCTGCAGGTTCCAAGGCTGCAGATGGAGCGACGCTGAGGCAGATTGCCTTTACCGACACCGCTGTGTACGTACTGAAGGACTTGCGGGTTTTGTCTCGGTTTTCCACCCAGGGTTCAAGGACCATAATGAACGCACTCTCAACACTTGCTGGAGTGATGGTGACGGAAGTGCCCACCGAGCCAGGTAATATTAAGCACAGTTTAATATCAATCGAAAGCTTATTGAAACAAGCTGGAAGAATGTTTCCATCTTGATACCGTCcctttgtttgttcttttaatGTTTAGTGCCTTGAAGCTTGTGGTGCTATACAAATGATgagttcttgttgtttttgtgcctcTTAGTGGTGGAGATAACCACAGTGCAGACTCAGAAAGTGATCCGAGACATTGTCTTCCTTGTGGATGGCTCAAACTACATTGGCAGCACTAACCTCCCCTACGTCAGAGACTTCATCATCAACGTGGTCAACCAGCTGGATGTACGTCCCGACAGGGTCCAGATTGGTCTCATGCAGTTTGCTGAAAGTCCAAGAATTGAATTTTATCTGAACAGCTTTGGCAACAGGCAAGATGTTGTGAATAAAGTGTCTCAACTCAGACTCACTGGAGGCACAACTCTGAATACTGGAGCTGCCATGAATTATGCCCTGACCAACATGTTCAAAGAATCAGCTGGGTCACGTCAGAGACAGCGCGTCCAGCAGGTGTTGGTTCTGATCACAGGCGGTCCAACCCAGGATGAAGTTAAAACCGTAGCCGATCGATTGGCTCTGGCTGGTGTTCTGACCTTCACGGTCAGTTCTGGACAAGCAGATAGTACTCAACTGAAAACAGTTGCCTTTGTTCCAAACTTGGCTTACCACGAAACAAGATTCTCTGACTTGCCGGCTTTGGCCGAAGTAGTCATGCCGAAGTTGATAACAGTTGTTGGCGACACAAATGTGCCAGTAGCAATCCCTGATGAAACTGGTGAGTTTAGTATTTCTTTGTTTGCATTGATGTAATATTTGCAATGTAGCTCAAATTTGACTGatattcttttcttcttcagttctcTCTGGAGCTGAAAGGGACGTTGCCTTCCTCATTGATGGCTCAGACAGTGTTCGAGCAGATTTTCCCTACGTCCGGGACTTTATCTTGAAAGTCATTGAGCCGCTTGACGTTGGGACTGACAGTGTACGAATTTCAGTGGTTCAACATAGTGAGAGGCAGACTCCAAATTTCTACCTCAATACTTTCCGAACCAAAGATGAGGTGATCAGAGCTGTCAATGCATTGACACTGGCCGGTGGACGGACTCTAAATACAGGATCGGCCCTACGATTCATGAAAGATACCATCTTCTCTGAAAGACATGGCAGTCGAGCATCTCAAAACGTCCCTCAGTTTCTCATCGTACTGAGTGGAAGCAGGTCCAGGGATAATGTGAAAGAACCTGCTGGTATACTGAAGACAGAGGGGGTCGTGCCATTTGGTGTCGGTGTCAAGAATGCAGACCCAAAGCAGATTGAGGCGATTTCACACAACCCTTCCTTCGCCTTCAGAGTGAAGGAATTCAGTGAGCTTAACACCATACCACAAAAGCTGAATAACTACGTGAGCCTTCCAAAGGAAGAACTGGCCCTGGTTCTACAACAAGGTAAGAAAAATCTCATTTGgctggctttttcttttttaaacgtGGTGACTTTGATGTGCTTTCGGAATATCTGAAACGAATTTGTTTTGTCTCAGTACAAAGCAATGCTGCTAAAAGAGATATTGTGTTCCTACTGGATGGCTCTGATAACACAAGAAATGGATTCCCAGAGATTAAACTCTTTGTTAAGAGCATAGTGGAGAGTCTTTCCATTGATGGTAGCCAAGACAGAGTGTCTGTGGTTCAGTTTTCTGATGATTCCAAGGTTGATTTTGATCTGAATTCTCACAAGTCAAAGAATGACATTCTGAATGCCATAGACAATTTTAGGCACAAGGGTGGGAGACGCCTTGATATTGGGGAAGCTCTCCAGTTTGTGAGGCACAGTGTCTTCACTTCCTCAATGGGCAGTAGGAGACTAGAAGGAGTGCCCCAGATTTTAATTCTTCTAAGCACCAAACCCTCCACGGATAATGTGAGAACCCCAGCTTTCGCTCTTAAAGAGCATGACATTGTGTCAGTGGGGGTTGGAGTGGGAGATGCCAAACGGTCAGAGATGGAAACGATTGCCTTCAAGCCTGGATTCACATACATGGTGCCTGATCTATCCATGTTGGCCTCAATTCAATCACAAGTCGTTGCTACTCTGAACATAGACATAGACACTGAGACAACCATGAATGGAATCTCTGATTTAGTAGGTAAGAACTGCACATTTGTTTCAAATTACAATGTAGAAATTTATCAGTTGTCGTCAGGATGATATTTTCTGCTGTCTCAGAACCTCTGTAAAGAAGTTCTAGTAAATGATTCTACTGTGATTCAATGTTTTGGTATGTTTCTGTTGCATGATACTCATGCTCGAAAATCTATGACTCTTTACACGTCTTGGGCTTTCAAGACTGTAGCGCTCTTTTGCCTTTTTCTTCAATCTTCCTCCGCTTCAACGTTGAAGAGGAGTCGAGAAATTCTTTCATACATCTTTTTTTGGATAAAAAGATGTTTCTTGAACAGCTATGCTCTAAATAACAATTCCAGAGCAATGGCTCATCTTTCTTTCCATGCTCACTTTATGACTTTCAACTTGCTCATGCTGACAATCGTGAGCAAAGAAATGTCTTGAACAAGTCGCTCTTGAATTTCTGTCTATCCATGTATCACCTTGTTGACACAGGAAGCAACAAGAGAGACATAGTGTTTCTCCTTGATGGGTCGGATGACTCCAGAAATGGATTACCAGCTATTCGAGAGTTCATCAGAAGAATGGCTGAAGAGCTGGTCACAGATGAAGACAAGGTTCGAGTAGCCGTCCTACAATATAGTGACGACGCTGCAGTTTACTTCAACCTAAACACGCACAAATCAAAAAAGGCAATCATCTATGCTATAAGAAGTCTTCGACATAAAGGTGGACGACCACGCAACACCGGAGCTGCTCTAGAGTTTGTTCAAGACCACGTTTTCACTGCTTCATCTGGGAGCAGACGCCGAGACGGAGTCCCTCAGATTCTGATTTTAATGACTGGTGGCAAATCCAAAGACGACGTTTCAGAAGCTGCGTTAAAACTG
This region of Brachionichthys hirsutus isolate HB-005 chromosome 12, CSIRO-AGI_Bhir_v1, whole genome shotgun sequence genomic DNA includes:
- the LOC137901946 gene encoding collagen alpha-3(VI) chain-like; this encodes MRRPRLLPLCALLAVLFAGLLPNLDAQEDCAQGLAADIYFLVDSSWSIGEENFEHVRQFLYDLIQALHRVGGGRFKFALAQYNNKPDTEFQLNSYPTTQGVLAHVKALFYRGGGTRTGLGLDFLSRTHLTAASGSRAAEGAAQLVVVLTDGRSQDDVAAPALVLRLAGVEMFAVGVRDAVESELREMASQPYDTHAFSVDSFLALRDIIQDLVAGLCGAVTRSGGFPVANEAPVTEGGTAQDSADLVVLIDGSQNVGAANFPFVRDLVLRVIEQLDVGRDTVRVALALYNADPEIKFYLNSYDSKSSVLEAVKGLVYPGGDQANLGAALEEVAESLLSQTAGGRAEEGVPQMLVIISAGPSTDDTGASDRALKRAGVITVAVAIGDTATADLEAVATDTSFVLSAPEFSSLANMGDQLLPYINGVVQRTILVQTEFIEVLTAGKRDVIFLIDNTMGSQNIGAVREFIKRFVDTMPIGPDGVQVGVAQFGNVPRLEMDLNTHGTNEAITTALSGIKPRPGATINIGAALNFVRTNMIRPEKGSRLQQGVPQLVMVLTSKKSRDSVEEPARALHQMGVLTLAAGSKAADGATLRQIAFTDTAVYVLKDLRVLSRFSTQGSRTIMNALSTLAGVMVTEVPTEPVVEITTVQTQKVIRDIVFLVDGSNYIGSTNLPYVRDFIINVVNQLDVRPDRVQIGLMQFAESPRIEFYLNSFGNRQDVVNKVSQLRLTGGTTLNTGAAMNYALTNMFKESAGSRQRQRVQQVLVLITGGPTQDEVKTVADRLALAGVLTFTVSSGQADSTQLKTVAFVPNLAYHETRFSDLPALAEVVMPKLITVVGDTNVPVAIPDETVLSGAERDVAFLIDGSDSVRADFPYVRDFILKVIEPLDVGTDSVRISVVQHSERQTPNFYLNTFRTKDEVIRAVNALTLAGGRTLNTGSALRFMKDTIFSERHGSRASQNVPQFLIVLSGSRSRDNVKEPAGILKTEGVVPFGVGVKNADPKQIEAISHNPSFAFRVKEFSELNTIPQKLNNYVSLPKEELALVLQQVQSNAAKRDIVFLLDGSDNTRNGFPEIKLFVKSIVESLSIDGSQDRVSVVQFSDDSKVDFDLNSHKSKNDILNAIDNFRHKGGRRLDIGEALQFVRHSVFTSSMGSRRLEGVPQILILLSTKPSTDNVRTPAFALKEHDIVSVGVGVGDAKRSEMETIAFKPGFTYMVPDLSMLASIQSQVVATLNIDIDTETTMNGISDLSLLNFCLSMYHLVDTGSNKRDIVFLLDGSDDSRNGLPAIREFIRRMAEELVTDEDKVRVAVLQYSDDAAVYFNLNTHKSKKAIIYAIRSLRHKGGRPRNTGAALEFVQDHVFTASSGSRRRDGVPQILILMTGGKSKDDVSEAALKLKEIGVLSFAIGMKNAKQEELQKIAFSSKFLFNLPVFGELLSIQPEIAAFVQADIHPEPPTAVGKKDVVFLLDGSDVTQSDFPAMKSFVHKVVDALDVGEDKDRVSVVQYSREPQTHFSLNTYTEKRDVLDAIEQLDHKGGGQLYTGAALEYVRSNAFVDHYGSRDKEGIPQILILLTGGRSQDDVAGAAVALKQNRVVPFCVGTRNADILEQQMIAHNPFYAFSVLRFEDVGNIHQQLVSFVKRVPRQQPRLKPDNGIVETAKRDIVFLLDGSEGTRNGFPAMRDFVERVVEKLNVGPDNDRISVVQYSRDAEVTFYLNTYTTREDIVDSVRGLKHRGGQPLNTGAALQYVKDNVFTTSSGSRRLQGVAQMLILLNGGRSFDNVETPASALKQQGIVAIPIGTRASDRNELQKISYDPNYALTVSAFTDLPSVQEQLSSVMSTVRVRATPMPPTVTVETAKRDIVFLLDGSEGTRNGFPAMRDFVERVVEKLNVGPDNDRISVVQYSRDAEVTFYLNTYTTREDIVDSCPRTALLCNEHSASEGHTHATNSNW